A stretch of Malus sylvestris chromosome 11, drMalSylv7.2, whole genome shotgun sequence DNA encodes these proteins:
- the LOC126589991 gene encoding probable leucine-rich repeat receptor-like serine/threonine-protein kinase At3g14840 isoform X3 — protein sequence MKHRILKALKAQDLQGTLPVELVNLTYLQEIDLTRNYLSGTIPPEWSSLPLLNISLLGNLLNGSIPKELGNITTLKSLDISFNNFSGPLPQELGSWVNIERLLLSSNNFTGELPETFANLTKIKDFRVSDSHFFGQIPDFIENWTNLEKLVIQASGLTGPIPSGISLLTNLTDLRITDLSGPESPIPSLDKMKNMKTLILRNCNLIGKLPPYLAHMTELKTLDLSFNKLTGVIPSSLASLPKVQYIFLTGNLLTGPVPNWPKYKVDLSYNNLTIEDASCPALSNTNLFASSSEGNSSRTVSCFKTSECPKYLYYSLHINCGGTQFTVPGKKDTLYEADTFLDGPSSLYQSTTNWAVSSTGSFIDDDRPKDTFIWRNETTLSMANPLLYMNARLSPISLTYFGFCLGNGDYTVKLHFAEIMFRNGKTYKSLGRRIFNIYIQGILVKKDFNIMDEARVFGDVVIMNFTAPVTNNTLEIRLYWAGKGTTGIPVRGVYGPLISAISVDPNFDPPPKPGGSGVPTGGVVGIVVGGVFIILLIFGILWKRGLPGQQKTLEDDLKGVGLQTGKFTLKQLKDATSNFNKANKIGEGGFGSVYKGVLADNTVIAVKQLSSKSKQGNREFVNEIGMISALQHPHLVKLHGCCVEGNQLLLVYEYLENNSVAHALFRAKESHLQLDWPTRHKICIGTARGLAYLHEESRLKVVHRDIKATNVLLDKNLKPKISNFGLAKLNEEDNTHISTRIAGTYGYMAPEYAMRGYLTDKADVYSFGILVLEIVSGRNNTTYRKKEESFYLLDWARLLKDQGDLMDLVDPRLGSDFNKEEMIVAINVALLCCNVTSTARPTMSSVVSMLEGKVVVHELVSDPNAKSIEIDAMRKHFQSSFGRGTGEKHIEMESTEGPWTASSASAHDLYPVNPDSDYWKNRSDIT from the exons ATGAAGCACAGAATTCTAAAAGCCCTAAAAGCCCAAGATTTGCAAGGAACACTCCCAGTAGAGCTGGTAAATCTCACCTATCTTCAAGAAAT tGACCTCACCCGCAACTACCTGAGCGGTACCATCCCTCCAGAATGGAGCTCTCTTCCACTTCTGAACAT ATCCCTTCTTGGAAATCTTTTGAACGGTTCTATCCCCAAAGAGCTCGGAAACATCACCACCCTGAAGAGTTT GGACATCAGTTTCAATAATTTCTCTGGACCTCTCCCTCAGGAGCTTGGATCTTGGGTCAACATAGAAAGATT GCTGCTTTCCTCAAACAATTTTACTGGGGAGTTGCCAGAAACATTTGCAAATCTTACCAAAATAAAGGACTT TCGGGTTAGTGACAGTCACTTTTTCGGGCAGATACCTGATTTTATTGAGAACTGGACAAATCTTGAAAAACT AGTGATTCAAGCTAGCGGTTTGACAGGGCCAATTCCTTCTGGCATTTCTCTTTTGACAAACTTGACTGACTT GAGAATCACTGACTTGAGTGGACCTGAATCACCCATTCCTTCGCTGGATAAGATGAAAAACATGAAGACACT GATATTGAGGAATTGCAACCTTATTGGAAAGCTACCTCCATATCTTGCGCATATGACCGAATTGAAAACTTT AGACCTCAGCTTTAACAAGCTGACCGGAGTAATTCCAAGCAGCTTGGCTAGTCTACCAAAAGTGCAATATAT ATTCTTAACTGGAAACTTGCTGACTGGACCTGTACCTAATTGGCCGAAATACAAAGT TGATCTTTCATATAACAACCTCACCATAGAGGATGCAAGTTGTCCAGCCCTAAGCAACAC TAACTTGTTTGCAAGCTCGTCAGAAGGCAATAGTTC GAGAACTGTTTCATGTTTCAAAACTTCAGAATGTCCAAAAT aTTTGTACTACTCGCTCCATATAAATTGTGGTGGGACACAATTTACTGTCCCTGGAAAGAAAGATACACTATATGAAGCTGACACATTTCTAGATGGACCTTCATCATTGTACCAGAGCACAACAAATTGGGCAGTAAGCAGCACCGGTTCCTTCATTGATGATGACCGCCCTAAGGACACCTTTATATGGCGTAATGAAACTACACTCTCTATGGCCAATCCTCTACTGTACATGAACGCACGCCTTTCTCCCATCTCTCTAACTTATTTTGGGTTTTGTCTGGGAAATGGAGACTACACTGTAAAGCTCCATTTTGCAGAGATAATGTTTAGAAATggcaaaacatataaaagcttgGGAAGGCGCATATTCAATATTTACATTCAG GGAATCCTAGTGAAGAAGGACTTCAATATCATGGATGAAGCTCGTGTGTTTGGTGATGTAGTCATAATGAACTTTACTGCTCCTGTAACTAATAATACATTGGAGATTCGTTTATATTGGGCCGGGAAAGGGACGACAGGCATCCCTGTTAGAGGAGTCTATGGTCCTCTTATTTCAGCTATTTCAGTAGACCCAA ACTTTGATCCCCCGCCAAAACCTGGTGGAAGTGGCGTGCCTACAGGTGGTGTGGTTGGAATTGTGGTCGGAGGAGTCTTCATTATACTACTGATATTTGGTATTCTTTGGAAGAGAGGTCTCCCAGGACAACAAAAGACATTGGAGGATG ATTTGAAGGGTGTGGGCTTGCAAACCGGTAAATTTACCTTAAAGCAACTCAAAGATGCCACAAGCAACTTTAACAAAGCCAATAAGATTGGTGAAGGTGGTTTTGGTTCAGTTTATAAG GGCGTTCTAGCAGATAACACCGTAATAGCTGTTAAGCAGCTTTCTTCCAAATCAAAGCAAGGGAATCGTGAATTTGTTAATGAGATTGGCATGATTTCTGCTCTGCAACACCCTCATCTTGTCAAGCTCCACGGATGTTGTGTTGAAGGAAATCAACTATTGCTTGTCTATGAGTACCTGGAAAATAATAGCGTCGCTCATGCTTTGTTTA GGGCAAAAGAAAGTCATTTGCAGTTGGATTGGCCAACAAGGCACAAGATTTGTATTGGTACAGCAAGAGGTTTGGCTTATCTTCATGAAGAATCAAGATTGAAGGTCGTTCATAGAGACATCAAGGCTACTAATGTTCTGCTTGATAAAAATCTTAAACCGAAAATATCTAACTTTGGATTGGCCAAGCTTAATGAAGAGGATAATACACACATTAGCACCCGTATTGCTGGAACTTA TGGATACATGGCGCCCGAATATGCAATGCGGGGTTATCTGACTGATAAAGCAGATGTCTATAGTTTTGGTATTCTTGTATTGGAAATTGTTAGCGGGAGAAACAACACAACTTACcggaaaaaggaagaaagctTTTATCTTCTTGATTGG GCACGACTTCTAAAAGATCAGGGGGATTTGATGGACCTAGTTGATCCAAGGTTGGGATCAGACTTTAATAAAGAGGAGATGATTGTTGCAATCAATGTGGCTCTCCTTTGTTGCAATGTTACTTCGACAGCTAGGCCTACCATGTCTTCGGTTGTGagcatgcttgaaggaaaggtTGTTGTTCATGAGTTGGTCTCGGATCCAAATGCCAAGAGTATTGAGATTGATGCAATGAGGAAACATTTTCAATCTAGTTTTGGAAGGGGCACGGGAGAGAAACATATAGAAATGGAGTCAACTGAAGGGCCATGGACTGCTTCGTCTGCGTCTGCTCACGATCTGTATCCCGTCAATCCTGATTCAGATTACTGGAAGAACAGAAGCGATATAACTTGA
- the LOC126590000 gene encoding uncharacterized protein LOC126590000 isoform X2, translated as MHAPISPREEAHHPSSPRPALSLYLPLVPATPENRKRISGEIFQSPVRTKSKPGVSTPNSGDLGGFSGHLRPFHDERKGQLLVTFSCSLVCVTLRRLSTLCLFQSHRRWISRFVTNTSNNS; from the exons ATGCACGCACCCATCTCCCCGCGCGAGGAAGCCCATCACCCTTCATCACCGCgtcctgctctctctctctatctccctCTCGTTCCCGCGACCCCAGAGAACCGGAAAAGGATCTCCggcgagatttttcaatctccggttag GACGAAATCGAAGCCGGGTGTAAGCACACCCAACTCCGGCGACCTCGGGggtttttccggccatctccgtcCATTCCACGACGAAAGGAAG gggcaattattggtGACGTTTTCTTGTTCGTTAGTTTGCGTGACTCTTCGgcggctaagtact CTTTGTTTATTCCAAAGCCACAGACGTTGGATTTCTCGGTTCGTGACAAACACCAGCAATAATTCTTGA
- the LOC126590000 gene encoding uncharacterized protein LOC126590000 isoform X3 — protein MHAPISPREEAHHPSSPRPALSLYLPLVPATPENRKRISGEIFQSPVRTKSKPGVSTPNSGDLGGFSGHLRPFHDERKDLESRRTIPASRHFRIALFIPKPQTLDFSVRDKHQQ, from the exons ATGCACGCACCCATCTCCCCGCGCGAGGAAGCCCATCACCCTTCATCACCGCgtcctgctctctctctctatctccctCTCGTTCCCGCGACCCCAGAGAACCGGAAAAGGATCTCCggcgagatttttcaatctccggttag GACGAAATCGAAGCCGGGTGTAAGCACACCCAACTCCGGCGACCTCGGGggtttttccggccatctccgtcCATTCCACGACGAAAGGAAG gacttagaatcgaggcgtacaatcccggcatccagacacttccgcatcg CTTTGTTTATTCCAAAGCCACAGACGTTGGATTTCTCGGTTCGTGACAAACACCAGCAATAA
- the LOC126590000 gene encoding uncharacterized protein LOC126590000 isoform X1, which yields MHAPISPREEAHHPSSPRPALSLYLPLVPATPENRKRISGEIFQSPVRTKSKPGVSTPNSGDLGGFSGHLRPFHDERKGQLLVTFSCSLVCVTLRRLSTDLESRRTIPASRHFRIALFIPKPQTLDFSVRDKHQQ from the exons ATGCACGCACCCATCTCCCCGCGCGAGGAAGCCCATCACCCTTCATCACCGCgtcctgctctctctctctatctccctCTCGTTCCCGCGACCCCAGAGAACCGGAAAAGGATCTCCggcgagatttttcaatctccggttag GACGAAATCGAAGCCGGGTGTAAGCACACCCAACTCCGGCGACCTCGGGggtttttccggccatctccgtcCATTCCACGACGAAAGGAAG gggcaattattggtGACGTTTTCTTGTTCGTTAGTTTGCGTGACTCTTCGgcggctaagtact gacttagaatcgaggcgtacaatcccggcatccagacacttccgcatcg CTTTGTTTATTCCAAAGCCACAGACGTTGGATTTCTCGGTTCGTGACAAACACCAGCAATAA